Proteins from a single region of Crassaminicella profunda:
- a CDS encoding lactate/malate family dehydrogenase: protein MFYYELENKIFISQKQYKTMKEVSENKAKARQGTIYLLHEKNPEISRRSFSVKDPSLVFLEREGIDLLQKSEIKKTLPDWFISRIHEGNVQAINTAYPTWKDALNYTLPNNWKIHIAGMGDVGGTLVTGLRLLGGDKISEIGIYDKNENHTKRWELEINQILSPCPEKKHPKICILSEDKIFDCDLFIFCISVGVPPIGKEKKDVRIAQFEGNKKIVKAYAKMAREQNFKGIFAVVSDPVDLLCKTAFLESNKNDDHHYDFKGLAADQIRGYGLGVMNARAAYYANKDPLLKHYLKEGRAFGPHGEGLIIADSIQNYNEELSKQLTEKAKTANLKVRSTGFKPYIAPAISSGSLSILATIMGDWHYSATFMGGVFMGAKNRNTPTGIEVEKLDLPSSLVNELENTYNLLRSFL from the coding sequence ATGTTTTATTATGAATTAGAAAACAAAATATTCATCTCTCAAAAACAATATAAAACAATGAAAGAAGTCTCTGAAAACAAAGCAAAAGCAAGACAAGGAACTATTTATTTACTCCATGAAAAAAATCCTGAAATTTCTCGTAGAAGTTTTTCCGTAAAAGATCCATCCCTTGTATTTTTAGAAAGAGAGGGGATTGATCTTTTACAAAAATCAGAAATAAAAAAAACATTACCTGACTGGTTCATCTCCCGAATCCATGAAGGAAACGTTCAAGCAATTAACACAGCTTATCCAACTTGGAAAGATGCTTTAAATTATACTTTACCTAACAACTGGAAAATCCACATTGCTGGTATGGGAGATGTAGGAGGAACTCTTGTAACAGGTCTTCGTTTATTGGGAGGGGATAAAATTTCAGAAATCGGTATTTACGATAAAAATGAAAATCACACAAAACGTTGGGAACTAGAAATCAATCAAATTCTTTCCCCTTGTCCTGAAAAAAAACATCCTAAAATATGTATTCTCTCTGAAGATAAAATTTTTGATTGTGATTTATTTATCTTCTGTATTTCTGTAGGCGTTCCACCTATTGGAAAAGAAAAAAAAGATGTTCGAATTGCCCAATTTGAAGGAAACAAGAAAATCGTAAAAGCTTATGCAAAAATGGCTCGAGAACAGAATTTTAAAGGAATTTTTGCAGTTGTTTCAGACCCAGTAGATTTATTATGTAAAACAGCTTTTTTAGAAAGCAATAAAAATGATGATCATCATTATGACTTTAAAGGATTAGCTGCTGATCAAATAAGGGGGTATGGTCTTGGTGTCATGAATGCTCGTGCTGCTTATTATGCAAATAAAGATCCTTTGTTAAAACATTACTTAAAAGAAGGAAGAGCCTTTGGCCCTCATGGAGAAGGACTTATTATTGCTGATAGCATTCAAAACTATAATGAAGAATTGTCTAAACAACTTACAGAAAAAGCTAAAACTGCAAATTTAAAGGTTCGATCTACTGGATTTAAACCCTATATTGCACCAGCTATATCTTCTGGAAGTCTGTCCATCCTTGCCACAATCATGGGAGATTGGCATTATAGTGCAACTTTCATGGGAGGTGTATTTATGGGTGCTAAAAATAGAAATACTCCTACGGGAATAGAAGTAGAAAAGTTAGATTTACCAAGCAGTCTAGTAAATGAATTAGAAAACACCTATAACCTTTTAAGGAGCTTCCTATGA
- a CDS encoding flavodoxin family protein, which produces MKLHVIIPGEISTELSKILKASISHINTVIIKTPDDLPNLKNKKILFIVELNELGHNHSFFEMLLNLYHKGGDALLGASAAMIIHSPNELHTKSTARNIIFLANQLGCRFMGHPMIEVTGNFNNFKTWQKTYNLSLEAICHKLCKRLVDRLITDHPIFIHKPKILALHSSSYKTSNTLMLWSMVKKHLASYEVKELHVENGTVKDCMGCSFKTCLHYSKQSSCFYGGFMVEEVLPSIEEADGIIWLCPNYNDAVSANLMAVINRLTSLYRKTPLYNKSLFSVIVSGNSGSDSVAKQLIDALNINKGFRLPPYFTLMATANDPKTVQYLPEIEEKAKTFSQNVLREIKG; this is translated from the coding sequence ATGAAGCTACATGTGATTATTCCCGGGGAAATATCTACTGAACTTTCTAAGATCCTTAAAGCTTCAATAAGCCATATTAACACCGTCATCATAAAAACACCTGATGACCTCCCTAATTTAAAAAACAAAAAAATACTCTTTATTGTGGAGCTTAATGAATTAGGTCACAATCATTCTTTTTTTGAAATGCTTTTAAATCTATATCACAAAGGAGGCGATGCCCTTTTAGGTGCATCTGCTGCAATGATCATTCACAGCCCTAATGAACTACATACAAAAAGCACAGCACGAAACATTATATTCTTAGCCAATCAATTAGGGTGTCGTTTTATGGGACACCCCATGATTGAAGTAACAGGAAATTTTAATAACTTTAAAACATGGCAAAAAACTTATAACTTATCCTTAGAAGCAATTTGTCATAAACTATGTAAAAGGTTAGTTGATCGATTAATCACTGATCATCCTATATTCATTCATAAGCCTAAAATTTTAGCATTGCATTCTAGTTCCTATAAAACATCTAACACCCTTATGCTTTGGAGTATGGTAAAAAAACACCTTGCCTCTTACGAGGTTAAAGAACTTCATGTTGAAAATGGCACAGTGAAAGACTGCATGGGTTGTTCTTTTAAAACTTGTTTACATTATAGTAAACAAAGTAGCTGTTTTTATGGAGGTTTTATGGTGGAAGAAGTATTACCTTCCATCGAAGAAGCAGATGGAATTATATGGCTATGTCCAAATTACAATGACGCTGTATCTGCAAATCTTATGGCAGTTATTAATCGATTAACGTCTCTTTATAGAAAAACACCGCTTTATAATAAATCACTTTTTTCAGTGATTGTGTCTGGAAATTCTGGTAGTGATTCCGTTGCTAAGCAACTCATTGATGCTTTAAATATCAATAAGGGTTTTAGACTTCCACCCTATTTCACTTTGATGGCTACAGCAAATGATCCTAAAACGGTACAATACCTACCAGAAATTGAAGAAAAGGCAAAAACTTTCTCTCAAAATGTTTTACGTGAAATCAAAGGATAA
- the panF gene encoding sodium/pantothenate symporter, with product MTNIHWNVLVPLILYFLGVFLIGFYSMRFVSSAQKDEGHNGFLSEYLAGGRDLGGFVLAMTLVTTYLSAGSFIGGPGAAYTFGMAWVFLAMTQMPTGYFTLAVLGKKFAIVARKINAVTITDFIRERYKNDALVILCSLSIIAFFIAAMGAQWIGAARLIEGSVGIPYKVALIFFAITVLIYTTIGGFRAVALTDTLQGVIMTIGTIALFIATIHAGGGVSNIIQKMYEINPGLITPYSIKEGFATKAWVTSFWILVGFAVVGLPSVGMRAMSYKDSKSLKQGIIYGTVVSIVLILGMHLIGAFGIVVVPGIESGDLVIPTITTKLFPAWIAGVILAGPLAAVMSTVDSQLLIVVGAIVNDLYANYMNPSIKKDGRKTAKISFASTLIVGVLVFMTAFNPPPIMVWLNLYANAGLISTFLWPIILGLYWKRANAPGAFASIVTGVGTYVLFSKVWPRPLGMHTIGMPLILSLIAFVIVSVSTKKPSKEIIKNFWGI from the coding sequence ATGACAAATATTCATTGGAACGTTTTGGTGCCATTAATACTTTATTTTTTAGGTGTATTTTTAATAGGTTTTTATAGTATGCGATTTGTAAGTAGTGCTCAAAAGGATGAAGGCCATAATGGTTTTTTATCAGAATATTTAGCAGGTGGAAGAGATCTTGGAGGATTTGTGTTGGCTATGACATTAGTCACTACATATTTAAGTGCAGGAAGTTTTATAGGGGGTCCTGGAGCTGCTTATACTTTTGGAATGGCTTGGGTTTTTTTAGCTATGACCCAAATGCCTACGGGTTATTTTACCCTTGCAGTTTTAGGAAAAAAATTTGCTATTGTTGCTAGAAAAATTAATGCAGTAACGATTACAGACTTTATTAGAGAACGATATAAAAATGATGCATTAGTGATTCTGTGTTCTCTATCTATTATCGCATTTTTTATTGCAGCAATGGGAGCTCAGTGGATTGGTGCAGCTAGATTGATTGAAGGTTCAGTAGGTATTCCTTATAAGGTAGCCCTTATATTTTTTGCAATAACCGTTTTAATTTATACCACAATAGGAGGCTTTCGTGCAGTTGCGCTAACGGATACACTACAAGGGGTAATTATGACTATTGGTACCATAGCCCTGTTCATAGCAACCATCCATGCTGGAGGCGGCGTATCTAATATTATTCAAAAGATGTATGAGATCAATCCAGGACTCATTACGCCATACAGTATTAAAGAAGGATTTGCTACAAAGGCTTGGGTTACATCCTTTTGGATTTTAGTAGGCTTTGCTGTTGTAGGACTACCTAGTGTAGGAATGCGTGCTATGAGTTATAAAGATAGTAAGAGTTTAAAGCAAGGTATTATTTATGGGACAGTTGTTTCTATCGTGTTAATATTAGGAATGCATTTAATAGGTGCCTTTGGGATTGTTGTAGTTCCTGGAATTGAATCAGGAGATTTAGTGATTCCAACTATAACAACAAAATTATTTCCAGCATGGATTGCAGGAGTTATTTTAGCAGGACCATTAGCGGCTGTCATGTCAACAGTAGATTCGCAACTGTTGATTGTAGTAGGGGCTATTGTAAACGACTTATATGCAAATTATATGAATCCTAGTATTAAAAAGGATGGAAGAAAAACTGCCAAAATTAGTTTTGCAAGCACCCTTATTGTTGGAGTTTTAGTATTTATGACTGCATTTAATCCGCCGCCTATTATGGTTTGGTTGAATCTTTATGCTAATGCAGGATTGATTTCAACTTTTCTTTGGCCAATCATATTAGGTTTATACTGGAAGCGGGCAAATGCACCAGGGGCTTTTGCTTCGATCGTTACAGGTGTAGGAACTTATGTTTTATTTAGTAAGGTATGGCCAAGACCATTAGGAATGCATACCATTGGAATGCCACTCATATTATCTCTGATAGCATTTGTCATTGTAAGTGTAAGTACAAAAAAACCATCAAAGGAAATTATCAAGAATTTCTGGGGAATCTAA
- a CDS encoding YhdT family protein, whose product MDDHKKEGFIEDPRYKQCNKEALMGIGLGILNLIWWYVFGYGLGSKAPEDYTYIMGLPMWFFMSCIVGAVLFSSLAIIMVSKFFKDMPLDKIDLEDEDNI is encoded by the coding sequence ATGGATGATCATAAAAAAGAAGGATTTATAGAAGATCCTAGATATAAACAATGTAATAAAGAAGCTTTAATGGGTATCGGTTTAGGGATTTTAAATTTGATATGGTGGTATGTTTTTGGATATGGTTTAGGCTCAAAAGCACCAGAAGATTATACTTATATAATGGGTCTTCCTATGTGGTTTTTTATGAGTTGTATTGTGGGAGCAGTACTTTTTTCAAGTTTAGCAATTATTATGGTAAGTAAATTTTTTAAAGATATGCCACTAGACAAAATAGATTTAGAGGATGAGGATAATATATAG
- a CDS encoding methyl-accepting chemotaxis protein, whose product MKSIKTKLIIYFSILLLFVSGGLGIIAYIYSSNSIVNNVKETLPQITNEVTRVVETRIDSEFKQLEIIAGRTRIRDKNNPIDDKVLALQEEIKRSEYLIMDVVDKNGYAIATNGKKYDLKDRVYFQKAIKGERVVTKPIVSKEDGSLIMAFAVPIKDNKQITGVLVAIMDANVLSEMVEAVIYEKTGYAYIIDEKGTIIGHKNRDFVLKEYNLIENDKNSKGLVGLTQEMIAGKKGVGEYDFLGAHKLMGYTPIKGTTWSLAVTSSTKESLGMLQDMKMKFLWAIGVFLLIGVIVAYFIGKAIAMPIILATEHAQVIASRDLTREVPEAFLAKNDEVGKLAKAFHYMTNNMRELIYNIIESSEHVASSSEELTAISEQSAKATEEVARTVDEIAQGATEQAKNTEEGSFKTIELGKIIEKDQYYLMELNTSSERVMGLIHEGQEIIKDLAEKTDESECATKEIYEGILKTNESSAQIGYASNVITSIAEQTNLLALNAAIEAARAGEAGKGFAVVAEEIRKLAEQSTASTKEIDEVVKELQMNAKASVEIMEKVTQITNKQVEKVEITKEKYNQIGKAINRTKEVIEKLNISGKEMEKKKEEIIAIMQNLSAIAEENAAGTEQTSAVTEEQSASMEEIANSSEGLTQLAQELQQVISKFEI is encoded by the coding sequence GTGAAGAGTATAAAAACAAAATTGATTATTTATTTTTCAATTTTACTCTTATTTGTAAGCGGGGGATTAGGAATTATTGCCTATATTTATTCTAGTAATTCAATTGTGAATAATGTAAAAGAAACTTTGCCTCAAATAACCAATGAAGTAACAAGAGTTGTTGAAACTAGAATAGACAGTGAATTTAAGCAATTGGAAATTATTGCAGGAAGAACGCGTATTAGAGATAAAAATAATCCAATAGATGATAAAGTTTTAGCACTTCAAGAAGAAATAAAGAGAAGTGAATATTTGATTATGGATGTAGTAGATAAGAATGGTTATGCAATAGCGACAAATGGTAAGAAATATGATTTAAAAGATCGAGTGTATTTTCAAAAGGCTATTAAAGGAGAGCGAGTAGTAACAAAACCAATTGTTAGTAAAGAAGATGGTTCCTTGATTATGGCCTTTGCTGTTCCTATAAAAGATAATAAGCAGATTACAGGTGTACTTGTAGCAATAATGGACGCCAATGTTTTAAGTGAAATGGTTGAAGCTGTTATTTACGAAAAAACAGGATATGCATATATAATAGATGAAAAAGGAACTATTATAGGACATAAAAATAGAGATTTTGTATTAAAAGAATATAACTTAATAGAAAATGATAAAAATTCAAAGGGGCTAGTAGGATTAACACAAGAAATGATTGCAGGGAAAAAAGGTGTAGGAGAGTATGATTTCTTAGGAGCCCATAAACTTATGGGATATACGCCTATAAAAGGAACAACGTGGTCGTTGGCTGTTACATCTTCTACAAAAGAAAGTTTAGGAATGCTTCAAGATATGAAGATGAAATTTTTATGGGCAATAGGGGTATTCTTATTAATAGGAGTGATTGTTGCATACTTCATAGGAAAAGCTATTGCAATGCCAATTATTTTAGCTACAGAGCATGCCCAGGTAATTGCTAGTAGAGATTTAACAAGGGAAGTACCAGAAGCATTTTTAGCTAAGAATGATGAAGTTGGAAAATTAGCAAAAGCATTTCACTATATGACTAACAATATGAGAGAATTGATCTACAATATAATAGAATCTTCAGAACATGTAGCATCATCTTCTGAAGAATTAACAGCTATTTCAGAGCAATCTGCAAAAGCTACAGAAGAAGTAGCAAGAACAGTTGACGAGATTGCTCAAGGGGCAACAGAACAAGCAAAAAATACAGAAGAAGGTTCTTTTAAAACAATAGAGTTAGGAAAAATAATAGAAAAAGATCAATATTATCTGATGGAATTAAATACATCATCAGAAAGAGTGATGGGATTGATTCATGAAGGACAAGAAATCATTAAGGATTTAGCAGAAAAAACAGATGAAAGTGAATGTGCTACAAAAGAAATTTATGAAGGAATTTTAAAAACAAATGAAAGTTCAGCACAAATAGGCTATGCAAGTAATGTGATTACATCTATAGCAGAACAAACCAATTTATTAGCATTGAATGCAGCCATTGAGGCTGCTAGAGCTGGAGAGGCAGGAAAGGGATTTGCAGTAGTAGCAGAAGAAATTCGTAAATTAGCAGAACAATCTACTGCATCAACAAAAGAAATAGATGAAGTGGTAAAAGAATTGCAGATGAATGCGAAGGCTTCTGTTGAAATAATGGAAAAGGTAACACAAATCACCAATAAACAGGTAGAAAAAGTTGAAATTACAAAGGAAAAATATAATCAAATTGGGAAGGCCATAAACAGAACAAAGGAAGTAATTGAAAAACTGAATATTTCTGGAAAAGAAATGGAAAAGAAAAAAGAAGAAATCATTGCTATTATGCAAAATTTATCAGCTATTGCAGAGGAAAATGCGGCAGGTACAGAGCAAACTTCTGCTGTAACAGAAGAACAAAGTGCGTCAATGGAAGAAATAGCAAACTCTAGTGAAGGTTTGACACAACTTGCACAAGAACTTCAACAAGTAATTTCAAAATTTGAAATTTAA
- the ndk gene encoding nucleoside-diphosphate kinase, whose protein sequence is MERILVIIKPDGVERGLIGEIISRYEKKGLNIVECKMIKADREILEKHYIEHKGKFFYEDLITYMMRGKVLVMILEGNNVIQLIRKMHGSTNPLDAEVGTIRGDFANRKTENIVHASDSKESAEREIAIWFS, encoded by the coding sequence TTGGAAAGAATATTAGTGATTATAAAGCCTGATGGCGTTGAAAGAGGTTTGATTGGGGAGATTATTAGTAGATATGAGAAAAAAGGATTAAATATAGTAGAATGTAAAATGATCAAAGCAGATAGAGAGATTTTAGAAAAACATTATATTGAACATAAAGGCAAATTTTTCTATGAAGATTTAATTACTTATATGATGAGAGGAAAAGTGTTGGTGATGATCCTTGAGGGAAACAATGTAATACAATTGATTAGAAAAATGCATGGAAGTACAAATCCTTTAGATGCAGAGGTAGGAACAATAAGAGGAGACTTTGCAAATAGGAAGACTGAAAATATTGTACATGCTTCTGATTCAAAAGAATCTGCTGAGAGGGAAATAGCTATTTGGTTTTCCTAA
- a CDS encoding YebC/PmpR family DNA-binding transcriptional regulator produces the protein MGRHGTIANRKNKQDAKRAQIFTKYARLIIVAAREGGADPEYNASLKNAIDKAKSINMPNDNINRAVKKGAGGTDGDNFERITYEGYGPNGTAVIVEVLTDNRNRTGSNIRYYFDKHGGNLGTPGCVGYMFDRKGQILIEKKENYDEDELMEAALEAGAEDFITDDEEVFEVLSAPEDFYDVKNALAEKGYELLEADVNMIPQTMVNLDKEGQIKAMNKLIDALEDDDDVQQIYHNWDMPEE, from the coding sequence ATGGGTAGACACGGAACCATTGCGAACAGAAAAAATAAACAAGATGCAAAAAGAGCTCAGATATTCACAAAGTATGCAAGGCTTATTATTGTTGCAGCAAGAGAAGGTGGAGCAGATCCAGAATATAATGCATCACTTAAAAATGCAATAGATAAAGCTAAATCTATTAACATGCCAAATGATAATATCAATAGAGCTGTTAAAAAAGGTGCAGGCGGAACAGATGGTGATAACTTTGAAAGAATCACCTATGAAGGATATGGTCCAAATGGAACGGCTGTTATTGTAGAAGTGCTTACAGATAATAGAAATAGAACTGGTAGTAACATAAGATACTATTTTGATAAGCATGGTGGAAATTTAGGAACACCAGGTTGTGTAGGCTATATGTTCGATAGAAAAGGACAAATCCTTATTGAAAAGAAAGAGAATTACGATGAGGATGAACTAATGGAAGCAGCATTAGAAGCTGGAGCTGAGGATTTCATCACAGATGATGAAGAAGTTTTTGAAGTATTATCAGCACCAGAAGATTTTTATGATGTAAAAAATGCATTAGCTGAAAAAGGATATGAACTTCTAGAAGCTGATGTAAATATGATTCCTCAAACAATGGTAAATCTTGATAAAGAAGGACAAATCAAAGCAATGAATAAGTTGATTGATGCTCTTGAAGATGATGATGATGTACAACAGATTTATCATAACTGGGATATGCCAGAGGAATAG
- a CDS encoding TRAP transporter permease encodes MEENRQFQLEEAGNAKDILRQYDKGSDYRELKGFGAKIISAILICFTLFQLYTGVFGVLDAMLQRAVHLAFGLCLVYLLYPSRKSWSREKMHPVDMALAIIAAAVCMYVVVFYKDLVLRAGTVTSLDMIVGLIAIVLVLEAARRVIGWPMVIIALLFIAYALFGRSIPGKLAHRGVDMENLVQQLFFTTEGVFGIPIGVSSTFIFMFLLFGSYLEKTGMGEFFIDAANAIAGFAAGGPAKVAVISSGCMGTLTGSSVANVVGTGSFTIPMMKKLGYKSEFAGAVEATASTGGQLMPPIMGAAAFLMAEFTNTPYVRVITAAAIPALLYYFGVFSGVHFEAKKLGLKGIPKEELPKIGGIMRERGHLLIPIVFVIYLLVAGYTPIRAALGAIASSIICAGLKKETRLSFKDILDGLEKGARSALTVVSACACAGIIIGVVTQTGLGLKMGSMLVSIANGKLLLTLFFTMITSLILGIGVPTTANYVITSTIAAPALLMMKVPILAAHMFAFYFGIIADVTPPVCLAAVAGAGVAKSEPMRTGVQAARLAIAAFLIPYIFVYSPQLLLIDVSIVQVIFIVITALIGIVSVAAALTGYFKANMSIMERLLFAIGGILLVTTDYRLNALGAIVIIGGYMIQRSKSKKEVIA; translated from the coding sequence ATGGAAGAAAATAGACAGTTTCAGTTAGAGGAAGCAGGAAATGCAAAAGACATTTTAAGACAGTATGATAAAGGTTCAGACTATCGTGAATTAAAAGGATTTGGGGCTAAGATTATTTCAGCTATTTTAATATGTTTTACGCTTTTTCAATTATATACAGGGGTGTTTGGTGTGCTAGATGCAATGCTTCAAAGGGCAGTTCATCTTGCTTTTGGTTTGTGTTTAGTATATCTTTTGTATCCATCTAGAAAGAGTTGGTCAAGAGAGAAAATGCATCCAGTGGATATGGCTTTAGCCATTATTGCAGCAGCTGTATGCATGTATGTAGTAGTATTTTATAAAGATTTAGTGTTAAGGGCAGGAACTGTAACAAGCCTTGATATGATTGTAGGACTTATTGCCATTGTTTTGGTGCTAGAAGCAGCGAGACGTGTAATAGGATGGCCAATGGTTATTATTGCACTGTTGTTTATTGCATATGCTTTATTTGGGCGAAGTATTCCAGGAAAGTTAGCCCATAGAGGCGTTGATATGGAAAACTTAGTGCAACAATTGTTCTTTACTACAGAAGGTGTATTTGGTATACCAATAGGTGTATCATCAACTTTTATTTTTATGTTCTTACTTTTTGGATCATATCTTGAAAAAACAGGTATGGGAGAATTCTTTATAGATGCTGCAAATGCAATTGCTGGTTTTGCAGCAGGTGGACCTGCAAAGGTAGCAGTAATTTCTAGTGGATGTATGGGTACCCTTACAGGAAGTTCTGTTGCTAATGTTGTTGGTACAGGAAGTTTTACCATTCCTATGATGAAAAAATTAGGATACAAAAGTGAATTTGCAGGAGCTGTTGAAGCTACTGCTTCTACAGGTGGACAGTTGATGCCTCCAATTATGGGAGCTGCAGCCTTTTTGATGGCTGAATTTACGAATACTCCATATGTGAGAGTAATTACAGCAGCTGCTATTCCTGCCTTATTATATTATTTTGGAGTGTTTTCTGGAGTGCATTTTGAAGCAAAGAAGCTTGGGTTAAAAGGAATTCCGAAAGAAGAACTTCCTAAAATTGGGGGTATTATGAGAGAGAGAGGTCATCTTTTAATACCAATTGTTTTTGTCATTTATTTATTAGTTGCAGGGTATACACCTATTAGAGCAGCATTAGGAGCTATTGCTTCATCTATTATATGTGCTGGACTTAAGAAAGAAACAAGACTTAGTTTTAAAGATATTCTTGATGGTCTTGAAAAAGGTGCTAGAAGTGCATTGACAGTGGTATCTGCTTGCGCTTGTGCAGGGATTATTATTGGTGTGGTTACTCAAACAGGTTTAGGATTAAAAATGGGGTCAATGCTCGTAAGTATAGCAAATGGTAAACTTTTATTAACATTATTTTTTACCATGATTACTTCTTTAATACTTGGAATTGGTGTGCCAACTACTGCAAATTATGTAATTACCTCTACTATTGCAGCACCGGCTCTTTTGATGATGAAAGTGCCTATTTTAGCAGCACATATGTTTGCTTTTTACTTTGGAATCATAGCCGATGTAACGCCGCCTGTGTGTCTTGCAGCTGTTGCGGGTGCAGGTGTAGCTAAATCAGAACCTATGCGAACAGGGGTGCAGGCAGCAAGACTTGCTATAGCAGCCTTTCTAATCCCTTATATTTTTGTATATAGTCCACAACTTCTATTGATTGATGTATCAATTGTTCAGGTAATATTCATTGTTATAACAGCATTGATAGGTATTGTGAGTGTTGCAGCAGCATTGACAGGATATTTTAAAGCAAATATGTCTATTATGGAACGCTTATTGTTTGCTATAGGTGGAATTCTTCTAGTAACTACTGATTACAGATTAAATGCTCTAGGGGCAATTGTTATTATAGGAGGATATATGATTCAAAGGTCTAAAAGCAAAAAGGAAGTAATTGCCTAA
- a CDS encoding DUF1850 domain-containing protein: MYDFKEKGSLGKKISILCIVLILMVLGVTNFVKDEKVLIIEDVDHPMKTELYLPDGEFTLGYIHSVLLTPAEEYFSVADNNQLKLYKTIYESFGVGLPYSQEKWDFDIKDGKFILKIQRVTDVIHLRVSPIPKHWVSIGKDRYELIDLVKVPEDLVKIYVVDQWGFKIRKKFIKLF, translated from the coding sequence TTGTATGACTTTAAAGAAAAGGGCAGCTTAGGAAAAAAGATTAGCATTTTATGTATTGTTCTAATCTTGATGGTGTTAGGAGTAACAAACTTTGTTAAAGATGAAAAAGTTTTGATTATTGAAGATGTGGATCATCCTATGAAAACGGAACTATACCTTCCAGATGGAGAGTTTACTTTAGGATATATTCATTCCGTTTTACTAACACCAGCAGAAGAATATTTTTCTGTAGCTGATAATAATCAGTTAAAGCTTTACAAAACCATATATGAATCTTTTGGAGTAGGTCTTCCATATTCTCAAGAAAAATGGGATTTTGATATAAAGGATGGAAAATTTATATTAAAGATACAAAGGGTTACTGATGTAATTCATTTAAGAGTATCTCCCATTCCAAAACATTGGGTGAGTATTGGGAAAGATCGTTATGAGCTAATTGATTTAGTAAAAGTACCAGAAGATTTAGTAAAAATATATGTAGTTGATCAGTGGGGTTTTAAAATCAGAAAAAAATTTATTAAGTTGTTTTAA
- a CDS encoding TAXI family TRAP transporter solute-binding subunit: MKKKFKLLALLTVFVMVIGLFAGCGSKPADTEAPAEDAGSESAEQVFVNIGTGGTAGTYFPLGGAFAEIWNNNIEGINATAQSTGASVANINLLKDKKVEVVIVQNDIAWYTGNGAEMFKDKKYEDIRGLCTMYNEPLQIVTTDPSIKSVKDLKGKRVAVGAIGSGVEANARQIIAAAGFDFEKDIDAKFLSFGEASTGLKDKQVDAAFLTAGIPTAAIQDLGAQHDVHVVPIDDEVANNLMEKYKFFTKFTIPANTYKGQTEDVQTLTVKAMLAVNADLDEDLAYNLVKTIYDNHDRVVAAHNVGKYITKETALDGMSVTVHPGAQKFFDEEGK; the protein is encoded by the coding sequence ATGAAAAAGAAATTTAAATTATTAGCATTGTTAACAGTATTTGTTATGGTGATTGGATTATTTGCTGGATGTGGAAGTAAACCAGCAGATACAGAAGCACCAGCTGAGGATGCAGGTAGTGAGTCTGCAGAACAAGTTTTTGTTAACATTGGAACAGGTGGAACAGCTGGTACATATTTCCCACTAGGTGGAGCTTTTGCTGAAATTTGGAATAATAATATTGAAGGAATTAATGCTACTGCTCAAAGTACAGGGGCTTCAGTGGCAAATATTAACTTATTAAAAGATAAAAAAGTTGAAGTTGTTATTGTACAAAATGACATTGCTTGGTATACAGGAAATGGAGCAGAAATGTTTAAAGACAAGAAATATGAGGATATAAGAGGATTATGTACAATGTATAATGAGCCACTTCAAATTGTTACTACTGATCCAAGTATCAAATCAGTAAAAGATTTAAAGGGTAAAAGAGTTGCTGTAGGAGCAATTGGTAGTGGTGTTGAAGCAAATGCTAGACAAATTATAGCAGCTGCTGGATTTGATTTTGAAAAAGATATTGATGCTAAATTCCTTTCATTTGGGGAAGCATCCACAGGTCTTAAGGATAAGCAAGTAGATGCAGCATTCTTAACAGCTGGAATTCCTACTGCTGCTATTCAAGACCTTGGCGCACAACATGATGTACATGTAGTACCTATTGATGATGAAGTAGCAAATAACTTAATGGAAAAATATAAATTCTTTACAAAATTCACAATTCCTGCAAACACTTATAAAGGACAAACGGAAGATGTACAGACTTTAACAGTTAAAGCAATGTTAGCTGTAAATGCAGATTTAGATGAAGATTTAGCATATAATCTAGTAAAAACTATTTACGATAATCATGATAGAGTAGTAGCTGCTCATAATGTAGGTAAATATATTACAAAAGAAACAGCATTAGACGGAATGAGTGTTACAGTACATCCAGGAGCACAAAAATTCTTTGATGAAGAAGGAAAATAA